The following coding sequences lie in one Ignavibacteria bacterium genomic window:
- a CDS encoding type II restriction endonuclease subunit R, which translates to MDNNILNLFSESEVIRKIQVKLPKLFQIAELESQRAGKVGMEVGSIRERIIVSLLIYKFGEENVETEIPITEPEVDVKLFGNPISIKTKSGSGYSGVKLIWTVDAQNALEFQNIYSPSCDMIYVQINWGNTGGLFCFPLNVQLEIFNNLGRENYIKLPSLGTNPRGAEIFLLLIQIF; encoded by the coding sequence ATGGACAATAACATACTCAACCTTTTTTCAGAATCAGAAGTAATTAGGAAAATTCAAGTTAAACTACCCAAGTTGTTTCAAATTGCCGAATTAGAAAGCCAGAGAGCTGGAAAAGTTGGAATGGAAGTAGGTTCAATAAGAGAACGGATAATTGTTTCGCTACTTATTTACAAATTTGGCGAAGAAAATGTCGAAACAGAAATTCCAATAACAGAACCGGAAGTAGATGTAAAATTATTTGGTAATCCTATTTCGATCAAAACAAAAAGCGGAAGCGGTTATTCTGGGGTAAAATTAATATGGACAGTTGACGCTCAAAATGCTTTAGAATTTCAAAATATATATTCACCGTCTTGCGATATGATTTATGTTCAAATTAATTGGGGTAACACTGGTGGATTATTTTGTTTTCCGTTGAATGTCCAATTAGAAATATTTAATAATTTGGGTAGGGAAAATTATATTAAATTACCCAGCTTAGGCACAAATCCTAGAGGTGCGGAAATTTTTTTACTTTTAATACAAATATTTTAA
- a CDS encoding adenylate/guanylate cyclase domain-containing protein, which yields MNRIIERIKKNWGHILVCSLLSMLLLLLTQEFVFELSPLKDLELSLLDSHFTRRGQTDLAEKSKVIIVDISEESSKEFLPPYNKWPWPRDYFARLIENLNQAGVKAIGIDVVMSDQDKYTPQNDSLLFSAIREYKNVVTAGKIKIKDERLESIVSENENFSSMFFSADSSIGLVDVLPDRDGILRRYLPFFSSFATEMYIPSFSFAVLNKALGLQNLHAAEKEKSDFRFGNISIPRFDKTSVLINYYGASNTFPHINFVDIIDDSDFTTVSEKEFEVQINTWDDPETGLLHSEIFKNKIVLIGSTEPEDKDLFPTPITKQGAGKGGNLMYGVEVHANVIQSILDQNFLYKQPQSHEIFLIVLLLFSSYFITTKLKSLKIKVGYLLEIISILVIAALVYVIFELSCFLFVNQSYIISVIGPVSAVVLGYIGSTVYNFLAERKQKVMIKGMFSQYVNSELVNELIANPEKLRLGGERKELTVLFTDIASFTTISESQKPEELVNFLNEYLSAMTEIIFNHTGTLDKFQGDAIMAFWGAPIENNKHALFCCKTALAMQDQLSELRKKWEKENKPLIKVRAGINTGEMIVGNMGGKGKFDYTVIGDNVNLGSRLEGANKEYGTSIIISQSTHEQVKDDFICREIDSILVKGKTKPIKIFELLCTANDERKIDFIELKEKFESGLILYKSFDFSNAILKFEKVLEIKTDDEPSQVFIKRCKNFLAEPPPKDWNGVYEMKTK from the coding sequence ATGAATCGAATTATAGAGCGGATAAAAAAGAATTGGGGACACATTCTTGTTTGTTCGCTCCTTTCCATGCTGCTCCTTTTGTTAACACAGGAATTTGTATTTGAACTTTCCCCATTAAAAGATTTAGAACTTTCGCTTCTCGATTCACACTTTACGCGCCGCGGACAAACTGATCTAGCAGAAAAATCTAAAGTAATTATTGTTGATATCTCCGAAGAAAGTTCGAAGGAATTTTTACCTCCATACAATAAGTGGCCTTGGCCGAGGGATTACTTCGCCCGGTTAATCGAAAATTTGAATCAGGCCGGAGTAAAAGCAATCGGCATTGACGTTGTAATGAGCGATCAAGACAAATACACTCCACAGAATGATTCGCTGCTTTTTAGTGCAATCCGAGAATACAAAAATGTTGTTACCGCAGGTAAAATTAAAATAAAGGATGAGCGGTTAGAATCAATTGTTTCAGAGAATGAAAATTTCAGCAGTATGTTTTTTTCTGCAGATAGTTCAATAGGTCTTGTGGATGTTTTGCCTGACCGCGATGGAATTTTAAGAAGATATCTTCCCTTTTTCTCTTCTTTTGCTACAGAAATGTACATTCCTTCTTTTTCATTTGCGGTTCTTAATAAAGCTCTTGGCTTGCAAAATTTACACGCAGCCGAGAAAGAGAAAAGTGATTTTAGGTTTGGAAATATCAGCATTCCAAGATTTGATAAAACTTCAGTGCTGATAAATTACTACGGTGCATCCAACACTTTCCCCCACATAAATTTTGTTGATATAATAGACGATTCAGATTTTACTACAGTCAGTGAAAAAGAATTCGAGGTTCAGATAAATACTTGGGACGATCCGGAAACGGGACTTTTACATTCTGAAATATTCAAAAATAAAATCGTATTGATAGGTTCAACTGAGCCGGAAGACAAAGATCTTTTCCCAACACCCATCACAAAACAAGGAGCAGGCAAAGGCGGAAATTTAATGTACGGAGTGGAAGTCCATGCGAACGTAATCCAAAGTATTTTAGATCAAAACTTCCTCTACAAGCAGCCGCAAAGCCATGAAATATTTTTAATCGTGCTTCTTCTTTTCTCATCTTATTTCATCACAACAAAATTAAAAAGTTTAAAGATAAAAGTCGGCTATCTGCTTGAGATCATTTCTATACTTGTGATCGCTGCACTTGTTTATGTTATTTTCGAATTATCATGCTTTCTATTTGTTAACCAGAGTTATATCATCAGTGTTATTGGACCTGTTTCTGCAGTAGTGCTTGGATATATTGGAAGTACGGTCTATAATTTTCTTGCCGAACGGAAACAGAAGGTGATGATCAAAGGAATGTTCTCGCAATATGTGAATTCCGAACTCGTCAATGAATTAATCGCGAATCCAGAAAAACTTAGACTTGGAGGTGAACGGAAAGAACTTACGGTTTTATTCACTGATATAGCATCGTTCACGACGATTTCAGAATCTCAAAAACCGGAAGAACTCGTAAATTTTTTGAATGAATATTTAAGTGCAATGACCGAGATCATTTTCAATCACACTGGAACTCTTGACAAATTTCAAGGTGATGCTATCATGGCATTTTGGGGTGCACCAATTGAAAATAATAAACACGCTTTATTCTGCTGTAAGACAGCTTTAGCGATGCAGGATCAACTTAGTGAGTTGCGAAAAAAATGGGAAAAAGAAAACAAACCTCTCATTAAAGTCCGTGCCGGAATTAATACTGGTGAAATGATCGTTGGAAATATGGGTGGAAAAGGAAAATTTGATTACACAGTAATTGGTGATAATGTAAACCTCGGTTCTCGCTTGGAAGGTGCAAACAAAGAGTATGGGACTTCAATTATAATCAGTCAATCAACTCATGAACAAGTAAAAGATGATTTCATCTGCAGGGAGATTGATTCAATTCTTGTTAAAGGTAAAACCAAACCGATAAAAATATTTGAACTCCTCTGTACTGCGAATGATGAAAGAAAAATCGATTTTATCGAATTGAAAGAAAAGTTTGAGAGCGGATTGATTCTTTACAAATCATTTGATTTTTCAAATGCGATATTGAAGTTTGAAAAAGTCTTGGAGATAAAGACAGACGATGAGCCCTCACAAGTGTTTATAAAAAGATGCAAAAACTTTTTAGCTGAACCGCCGCCAAAAGACTGGAACGGCGTCTACGAAATGAAAACTAAATGA
- a CDS encoding MBL fold metallo-hydrolase, producing MKVKFWGTRGSIPVPGRSTMIYGGNTPSIQVTSSGGEQIFLDAGSGFREAGIDLMRKKSKSKIYLFMSHFHWDHVLGLPFFPPLYDENNAVQIYGMANNQKTVEEVIDLLIRPPLFPITKAEFKASVTFENISPNDSVSLGDLTLKTFEVNHQCCTLAYRIDEGNKSFVYITDNEIKYSKLNPDSLINDIAEHNAGMIEFCKDTDYIVHDTTYTFEDYSNKIGWGHSNNLSGAILSSLAGVKNLILFHYDPEYNDEKVELILNETKAFLKKMGSKVNCIASRDGLELEV from the coding sequence ATGAAAGTAAAATTCTGGGGGACAAGAGGTTCGATTCCAGTTCCTGGAAGATCGACAATGATCTATGGCGGCAATACACCTTCAATTCAAGTGACTTCTTCAGGCGGCGAGCAAATATTTCTTGATGCTGGCTCGGGATTCCGGGAAGCGGGAATTGATCTAATGAGAAAAAAATCTAAAAGCAAAATTTATCTGTTCATGAGTCATTTTCATTGGGATCATGTACTTGGACTGCCGTTTTTTCCGCCCCTCTACGACGAGAACAATGCTGTACAAATCTATGGAATGGCAAATAATCAAAAGACAGTCGAAGAAGTGATTGATTTACTTATACGTCCGCCCCTTTTCCCGATTACTAAAGCTGAGTTCAAAGCGAGTGTAACTTTCGAGAATATTTCTCCCAACGATTCTGTGAGTCTCGGGGATTTAACACTCAAAACATTTGAAGTTAATCATCAATGCTGCACGCTTGCATATCGAATTGATGAGGGAAATAAATCTTTCGTTTATATCACTGACAATGAAATTAAATATTCAAAGTTAAATCCAGACTCGCTGATCAACGACATAGCAGAGCATAATGCTGGAATGATCGAGTTCTGCAAAGATACTGACTATATAGTACACGATACGACTTACACTTTTGAAGATTACTCGAATAAAATCGGCTGGGGACATTCAAATAATTTATCTGGCGCGATTTTATCTTCGCTTGCCGGTGTGAAGAATTTGATTCTGTTTCATTACGATCCGGAATACAACGATGAGAAAGTCGAGTTGATTTTAAACGAGACAAAAGCATTTCTCAAGAAAATGGGGAGCAAGGTTAATTGTATCGCTTCACGTGATGGGCTGGAGTTAGAAGTCTAA
- a CDS encoding FecR domain-containing protein — protein sequence MKFNKSIKLFVFSIALFTLFLSKGFSTESNKSTAAIVTKVIQIVEHKSGDSEWAATKPLTQLETSDVLRTGEKSLAIVRFLDGSNLRIREKTTITIYADKKPNGLSKNTRIDAGKMRFETVKQKEDDEFLITTPTAVASIRGTEGLVHILDNGATLLTLDSGRVDVRASVGARQSGTVEGGMTALISTEGNVSIDFSTPEQIDNSRQSTMTKEKYIIIQTNVGTFRLKYLDHE from the coding sequence ATGAAATTTAATAAATCGATCAAACTATTTGTATTCTCAATCGCTCTGTTTACGCTTTTCTTATCAAAGGGATTTTCCACTGAATCTAATAAATCTACTGCTGCCATTGTTACTAAAGTAATTCAAATAGTTGAACATAAAAGTGGCGATTCAGAGTGGGCAGCAACTAAGCCTCTTACCCAGCTCGAAACCAGCGATGTGCTTCGAACTGGAGAGAAATCTCTCGCAATCGTTCGATTTCTCGACGGCAGCAATCTGCGCATTAGAGAGAAAACAACTATCACAATTTACGCCGATAAAAAACCGAATGGACTATCGAAAAATACTCGTATCGATGCAGGTAAAATGAGATTTGAAACTGTTAAACAAAAAGAAGATGATGAATTCTTGATTACCACACCTACAGCCGTAGCTTCGATTCGGGGAACTGAAGGACTTGTGCATATATTGGATAATGGCGCAACCTTGCTGACTTTAGATTCTGGACGAGTAGATGTGAGAGCTTCAGTAGGTGCACGGCAATCTGGAACTGTTGAAGGTGGAATGACAGCATTAATTTCAACTGAGGGAAATGTCTCGATTGATTTCTCAACTCCAGAGCAAATTGATAATTCTCGTCAATCAACTATGACGAAAGAAAAATATATCATTATACAGACTAACGTTGGAACATTTCGATTGAAATATCTTGATCATGAATAA
- a CDS encoding T9SS type A sorting domain-containing protein, with product MSIFNKNFRHKIFPLVFILVFFQSIKINSQSGEAQSFEIGNRWIYFNDAGGGKYYYVYKEIIGDTIINSTRYAIVKDNEYYSYQRADSDKVYSFNLQDSTENINVDYSLNIGDTLKPNFYVVGKEITNIWGKTLRKICIRHTYISYWTKYWYTEWIGFTSGEGHIPGTFYNIKLLAAIIENNIYGDTTFLDISFERMIPNDFTLYQNYPNPFNSLTTINYKIPKEINVTIKIFDCIGNEIKTLVREIKKQGYYAVEFDASNLTSGIYFYQLKTDEFISTKKMVLLR from the coding sequence ATGTCAATCTTTAATAAAAATTTTCGGCATAAAATCTTTCCATTAGTCTTTATTTTAGTTTTTTTTCAATCTATAAAGATTAATAGTCAATCTGGTGAAGCTCAATCATTTGAGATTGGAAATAGATGGATTTATTTTAATGATGCCGGTGGAGGCAAATACTATTACGTATATAAAGAAATTATTGGAGATACAATTATTAACAGCACCCGATATGCTATTGTTAAGGACAATGAATATTATAGTTACCAAAGAGCAGATTCTGATAAAGTTTATTCCTTCAATCTTCAAGATTCAACTGAGAATATTAATGTAGATTATTCTTTAAATATCGGAGATACCCTTAAACCAAATTTCTATGTTGTAGGTAAAGAGATTACAAATATTTGGGGGAAAACTCTTAGAAAAATCTGTATAAGACATACATATATTTCTTACTGGACAAAATATTGGTACACAGAATGGATAGGTTTTACTTCGGGAGAGGGACATATTCCTGGAACTTTTTATAATATTAAGTTATTGGCTGCGATTATTGAGAATAATATTTATGGTGACACAACTTTTCTAGATATTAGTTTTGAGCGGATGATACCAAATGATTTTACTTTATATCAAAACTATCCAAATCCCTTTAATTCCCTAACCACCATAAATTATAAAATTCCAAAAGAAATTAATGTTACAATAAAAATATTTGATTGTATAGGGAATGAAATTAAAACCTTAGTTCGTGAAATTAAAAAACAAGGTTACTATGCAGTAGAGTTCGATGCTTCAAATCTTACAAGTGGAATATATTTTTATCAATTGAAAACAGACGAATTTATCTCAACTAAAAAAATGGTATTATTACGGTAA